ACGCTTGGCTTTTTCGATCACCATCTCGGCCACCTGCACATGCCGCTCGGCCGGTTCGTCGAAGGTCGAGCTGATCACTTCCCCCTTGACCGAACGCTGCATATCCGTCACCTCTTCGGGGCGTTCGTCGATGAGCAGCACAAACAAGGTAATGTCCTTGTGATTTTTGGTGATACTGTTGGCGATGCATTGCAGCAGCATGGTTTTACCGGATCGCGGGGGTGAAACGATCAACCCTCTCTGACCGAATCCCACCGGCGTCAATAAATCCATGATGCGGGCTGAATAATTTTCCGGATCGGTTTCGAGATTGATTTTTTGATCTGGATAGAGTGGGGTCAGGTTGTCGAAAAGGATCTTGTCCCGTGCACTCTCGGGATCCTCGTAATTGATGGCCTCGACCTTGAGCAACGCAAAGTAGCGCTCCGACTCTTTGGGTTGGCGGATTTGACCCGAAACCGTGTCGCCGGTGCGGATGTTGAATCTTCTGATTTGCGAGGGCGAAACATAAATATCGTCCGGCCCGGGCAGATAGTTGTAACTCGGTGCGCGCAAGAATCCAAACCCGTCGGGCAGAATTTCGAGGGTGCCTTCACCGTAAATCAGGCCGTTTTTTTCGATCTGGGCCTGAAGTAAAGAGAAGATCAACTCCTGTTTCCGCATCCCTGCGTACCCCTCGATCTTCAGCTTTTTGGCCATTTGGGTCAATTCATTGATTTTCATGCCTTTTAATTCGGAAACATTCATTGAACGCACTCCATTACAAAATCGTTTCTATTCCCCTTGGGACCCGTCCCGAGGGCTCTTTTATAGCGTGATGGTTTACGGCATTGCAGGCCGAATCAGACAACTACGCCGAACGCTCAAAACCCGTGTTAAACCGCTCGAATAATCCTGTTAATCCGTCTACTTGGGTGTTTCGCCCCTCTTGGTGATGGTGGAACAGTTGATCGCTATGGAGGAATATGAAGTTACTTTGTTTTCGGAGAAAATTGCTTCCAAATTCTCTCCAGCAGGGCGGGCTCCAACATACTGTCAAGCTGATTATATCAAGGCATTTCAGCTGTCAAGCATTTTTGGCAGGCCTGAAACGCTTGAATTATCAGACCTTCGTCACAAGATCCCGGCGTCTCCTTACATCAACGGGCCTTCTGATCAAAACGCCCACAACACTCGCGGTGTCATGGGCGTTCGTGAATTGCCGTTTCAAAAAACAGATCGTTTTACTGGAGTTTGTCGCAGGCGGCGAAGATCTGGTCGCGAATCTGTTCGACCTTGCCCACGCCTTCGATCCGGATATGCTTTGGAGCGCCGGCCTGGCCGGAGGTAGCCCATTTTTTGTAGTAATTCACCAGCGGCTCGGTTTGGGCATGGTACACATCGAGGCGCTTTTTCACCGTCTCTTCCTTGTCGTCATCGCGCTGGATCAGAGGCTCGCCGGTCACATCGTCCTTGCCTTCGACTTTAGGCGGATTGAAAACCACATGATAGGTTCTGCCGCTGGCCAAATGAACCCGGCGACCGCTCATGCGTTTGATGATCTCCCCGTCCGGCACATCGATTTCCACCACCGCGTCAATGGGAACGCCCGCATCTTTCATGGCATCCGCCTGGGGAATGGTGCGCGGGAAGCCGTCAAACAGGAAGCCCTTCTGGCAATCCGCCTCCTTGATGCGCTCCTTGACCAGGCCGATGATGATATCATCGGGCACCAGACCGCCGGTATCCATGACCTGCTTGGCCTTCTTGCCAAGCTCAGTGCCGGCCTTTACCGCAGCCCGCAGCATGTCGCCCGTGGAGATCTGGGGGATCTGATACCTTTCTTTGATGTAATTGGCCTGGGTTCCCTTACCGGCACCTGGTCCGCCTAAAAGAATTAAACGCATACAACCTCCTTATAGTTTGACGTATTATGGGGCCTCGATCGTGAGCCAGATCGGGTTCAGAATCTCGTAAAGGTGGTGAATATTACCGAAACATAGTACGGTGTCAACCCATTAATAAAAATGAAATCCATTAAGTGAGATGAACCCTCAAAAAGGCGCAGAAGCGTCATGCCGGACCCCGGATCGTGGTCCGGGGCCGGCTTTGATCCGGCATCCAGAACATATTGAAAATACAGGGCCGCGGCTTTCACCCGGATGACGGGAAAGATAGATTTCGGACTTCTATTCGGACTCCTATGTGATGAGCATAACGCAGATATCGGGGTTTTTCGTTGACGTCAAATTAAAGTTGCAATCCTTTTTGAAAGTGTATATATGGTCGGTTTCATTTACCTGCTGCACCAATACTAACCATCCTTATATATAGCCAAATACGCGGATGGAACGAAGGGGGCGAGATTTTTGAAGGAAATTACCGTACGGGTGCAAGATAACGACCTTGAAAAAGCCATGCGGATTTTAAAGAAAAAAATTCAGAACGACGGCCTTTTCAAGCGCTTGAAACTGAAAAAAAGTTATGAAAAACCAAGCGAGTACCGCCGTCGTAAAGAGCGCGAGGCGCTCAGGCGTCAGCGTATTGCCGCGGCACGCAGAAAACGCTTTCAGTAAAAAACCGCAAGACTGAGGATTCAACCCGGCTGTCACGCGTGATGACGCCGGGTTTTTCTATTAAGACCCATCGACATGCTGCATCTTCAAATCATAATGAGTACGGGAGATCATCGTGGAAGATACCGCCTATCATAGCTGCTTGGAATCCATGTATCGGCTGCACCGGTTCGGCATCAAACTGGGCCTCGATACGATCCGCGCCATGCTCTCCGCCTTGGACAATCCTCAAACCCATTTCAAATGCATCCACATTGCCGGCACAAACGGCAAGGGATCCGTCGCCGCCATGCTTTCAGCCATACTGAACGCAGCGGGCTATAAGGTCGGCCGCTACACCTCGCCGCACCTCGAACGCTTCAACGAACGGATCTGCATTGACGACCGACCCATTGCCGACGACGAGGTGATCGCCGGTTGCCAACGGGTCATGGCCATCGATGGGTTGCCGCGGCAACCCACCTTTTTCGAATTTACCACAGCCATGGCCTTCGATGCCTTTGCCCGCCACCAGGTCCAGTGGGCCGTCATTGAAACCGGCATGGGCGGACGCCTGGATGCCACCAATATTGTCCAACCCCGACTGGCCGTCATCACCAACATATCATTGGAACACAAACAGTATCTGGGCAAAACCCTCCCCCTGATCGCATACGAAAAAGCCGGCATCATCAAACCCGGCATCGCCGTGGTGAGCGGTGTGCGCCAGAAAAGCGCCCGGCAGGTCATCGAACGGCAGGCATCGGCCCAGCATGCCGAACTCTTTTTCTGGGGGCGCGATTTCAGAACCCGACGCAGGCCGGATGCCGGATTCAACTATATCGGACTGGACCACCGGTGGTCCGATATCCAACTGAAATTGACCGGAGAACACCAGGTCGAAAACGCGGCCCTGGTGCTTGCCGGCTGCGAATTGCTGGTCAAAGGCAACCATGCGCAGATCACCGAAAGCGCCATCCGCAGCGGCCTGAGCAATGCCTCCTGGCCGGGGCGTCTCGAAATCGCACGCGAAACACCCTATTTGATCCTGGACGGTGCCCACAACCTCATGTCCGCGCGGGTTCTCGGCCGATATCTGACCCGGCATCTCGCCGACCGCCACATCACCCTGGTCGTCGGCATACTCGATGACAAACCCTACCATTCCATTCTCAAGGATCTCATCACACCGTGCGAACGCGTGATCGTGACCCAGCCCAAAATCGACCGGGCCATTCCCGTCGAGCGCCTGGCAACCATCGCGAAGGCATTCAACCCCAATGTCATCGTTAAAAAAGACGTCGCGGAGGCGGTCCGCTACGCCCTGGACACCACCGACCCACAGGATGCGATCTGCGTGGCGGGCTCGCTCTATGTCGTCGGGGAGGCCAAGACCGCATTGTCCAGGTTGAGCGGTGCTCAGGCAAAATCGCCGGCAGCGCAACCGACGCCTTGACTTAACCGGACAGATCCATTATTCTCCGCGATCGATAAAGCGCCCGTAGCTCAGTGGATAGAGCACCAGCCTCCGGAGCTGGGAGTCGTTGGTTCGATCCCAACCGGGCGTACCACAAATAAAAACAAGGGCTTGGATGGTTTCTCCAGGCCCTTCTTTTTTGCCTCAAATTTTTAATACCCAACACTATACCCAACACGCAGACTATAAATTGGGGTAACCCCAAGTGAGCAGCGGTTGTCATTTTCAAAGTGAATATAATTCAGCAATGTCGAATTTTAAAGACGATTTTACCCAGGGAACTATTGAGCGACGTAAACGCCCCCGAATTGCATTTCATATTCATGTCAGCGTGATGGGTTATAATGAAAAAGCAAGCACCGTCATCAAGGCCAAAGTGGTTCGTACGGACCAAACCGGTTTTGGGTGCCAGTTTGTTGATCTGAGCCCAGCTATCATTGATCTGCTGGAAAAAAATTTCGATATTTACAGTGCCACCCATCCAATTGAGTAGTTCTGCTGGCGTGTTTTTTTAAAAACCTATATCCTCAAAAGTTTCAGGAGCCCGGTTGTTTGCATCCTTCTGCTCAGATTCTGCAGCCTGTTGTGAATCACAACTCTCATCTTCGAAAAACTCGTCCATTAACTGCGGGCCTATCGCTGGCTGGCTATTTTTATCGATAGCCAGTGCCATGTCGGTTATTTCTACCCAAAGAGATTCGGGTGGACTCGGCGCTGCGGCCGGTTCCACCCATATGGATTCCGGCCCAGATGGCGCCGAAAAATGTATAGGTTCTTTTAATGTCTTGATGTCAGACTCATTTCCCCATTGGTCTACCGCTGTGATCCCGAACATATAATCTCCTTGTTCTCGCACAAAATTTTCCAATGCATTCGGTATAACGATTTCCGTTAAATCCCCTACATAAGCGGATTCTGACTCGTAGGAGACGCTTTTTCCTTTCGACCAGTAGACCTTATATCCAACCACCTGTTCGGACTCGACCTCCTTCCAGTACAGCGTGCGCGATCTGAATTTCGACATGATTTGCCTCCCCTTGCTATTTTATTTGGTCGTCTTAACGATACATGCACGTTGAAAACTTTGATTGGTGATTGGTGTAATTCTTGGCGTGGGGCAATATGACAAAAACATAGCGCAAATAACTATATGACACCATTCACATTTTAATGCTAAATTAAATTTAATTTTATCCAAAGTCCATATTCGCCTGATGTCCACGTCGTGCTACAAATTTCCTCTCTTGCTCGTTTTCGGAGGGACCTCGGATGAATACCAACGCGAATCATATCGTTCTCACATGGCTGACTTTGGCCTGGATTGGATCGGTGAATGAAAAAAATAAAGCCGTTTGAAAGCGGGCAAAGGGATGATTTTTTCTACTCCATTCCAATGCCCATTTTGGTTGTGGACAAGGACCTTAATGTGGTCGATGCCAACAAGGAGGCGAGAAGCGTTTTCCAAAAAGGGGTGGCGTTTGAATCCGACCGGTCCTGCGGAGAAACGATCCGATGCTACTATAAATTTGACTCAGGGCAAGAGTGTGGAAAAACAAAACATTGCTCTGAATGTGTCGTTCGAAACGTTGTGATGAAGGTGTTTTCTGAAAAGCGCATCATTCGCAAAAGATCCCAGATGTCCGTACAGCATCAAAATCATGCCAGGCAGATAAATTTTCTGATGACA
This Desulfatitalea tepidiphila DNA region includes the following protein-coding sequences:
- the rho gene encoding transcription termination factor Rho; translated protein: MNVSELKGMKINELTQMAKKLKIEGYAGMRKQELIFSLLQAQIEKNGLIYGEGTLEILPDGFGFLRAPSYNYLPGPDDIYVSPSQIRRFNIRTGDTVSGQIRQPKESERYFALLKVEAINYEDPESARDKILFDNLTPLYPDQKINLETDPENYSARIMDLLTPVGFGQRGLIVSPPRSGKTMLLQCIANSITKNHKDITLFVLLIDERPEEVTDMQRSVKGEVISSTFDEPAERHVQVAEMVIEKAKRLVEHKKNVVILLDSITRLARAYNSVMPPSGKILSGGVDSNALQRPKRFFGAARNIEDGGSLTIIATALIDTGSRMDEVIFEEFKGTGNMEIQLDRRLADKRIFPAIDIKKSGTRKEELLLDEQTLNRVWILRKLLASLNPADALEFVLDKMQGTRDNKEFLDSMNA
- the adk gene encoding adenylate kinase; amino-acid sequence: MRLILLGGPGAGKGTQANYIKERYQIPQISTGDMLRAAVKAGTELGKKAKQVMDTGGLVPDDIIIGLVKERIKEADCQKGFLFDGFPRTIPQADAMKDAGVPIDAVVEIDVPDGEIIKRMSGRRVHLASGRTYHVVFNPPKVEGKDDVTGEPLIQRDDDKEETVKKRLDVYHAQTEPLVNYYKKWATSGQAGAPKHIRIEGVGKVEQIRDQIFAACDKLQ
- the rpsU gene encoding 30S ribosomal protein S21 yields the protein MKEITVRVQDNDLEKAMRILKKKIQNDGLFKRLKLKKSYEKPSEYRRRKEREALRRQRIAAARRKRFQ
- a CDS encoding bifunctional folylpolyglutamate synthase/dihydrofolate synthase, which translates into the protein MEDTAYHSCLESMYRLHRFGIKLGLDTIRAMLSALDNPQTHFKCIHIAGTNGKGSVAAMLSAILNAAGYKVGRYTSPHLERFNERICIDDRPIADDEVIAGCQRVMAIDGLPRQPTFFEFTTAMAFDAFARHQVQWAVIETGMGGRLDATNIVQPRLAVITNISLEHKQYLGKTLPLIAYEKAGIIKPGIAVVSGVRQKSARQVIERQASAQHAELFFWGRDFRTRRRPDAGFNYIGLDHRWSDIQLKLTGEHQVENAALVLAGCELLVKGNHAQITESAIRSGLSNASWPGRLEIARETPYLILDGAHNLMSARVLGRYLTRHLADRHITLVVGILDDKPYHSILKDLITPCERVIVTQPKIDRAIPVERLATIAKAFNPNVIVKKDVAEAVRYALDTTDPQDAICVAGSLYVVGEAKTALSRLSGAQAKSPAAQPTP
- a CDS encoding PilZ domain-containing protein, whose protein sequence is MSSGCHFQSEYNSAMSNFKDDFTQGTIERRKRPRIAFHIHVSVMGYNEKASTVIKAKVVRTDQTGFGCQFVDLSPAIIDLLEKNFDIYSATHPIE